In Deinococcus aquaedulcis, a single genomic region encodes these proteins:
- a CDS encoding M20/M25/M40 family metallo-hydrolase: MTHPRPADLEAQIERGLRDLTALVALPSVSAQGRCLPETAGAVTALLEAEGFTVRAFPGQVAPVLVAEAGEGPFTLLIYNHYDVQPEDPLELWNTPPFELTERDGRLYGRGASDDKGELVSRLAGLRALKAARGGQLPLKVKWLIEGEEEVGSPSLEAFLAEHAEALKADGVWWEFGAITPEGRPVLYAGLKGIVCVELRCSVAGSDLHSSNGAVVDNPLWRLAAAVASLRGADGTVLIPGFHDDVRPPSEADLAAIARLPGSGEALRDTYAVTRPLGESGEYHTRLNLKPVVNVNGFHGGYGGEGSKTVLPAAGMVKLDFRLVPDQDPDRVVALLRAHLDAQGFGDIEIVELESHQHPARSDLAHPFVKTAVRVAQEVHGQAPILNPSSGGSGPMYPFMRHVGAPVVALGIGNVGGRVHAPNENILRRDFENGVRFAAAFLGALGDGLA, encoded by the coding sequence ATGACCCATCCCCGCCCGGCTGACCTTGAGGCCCAGATTGAACGCGGCCTGCGCGACCTCACCGCCCTAGTGGCGCTGCCCAGCGTTTCGGCGCAGGGGCGTTGCCTCCCCGAAACCGCCGGGGCTGTCACGGCCCTGCTGGAAGCCGAGGGCTTTACGGTGCGCGCCTTCCCCGGGCAGGTGGCCCCGGTGCTGGTGGCCGAGGCGGGCGAGGGCCCCTTTACCCTGCTGATCTACAACCACTACGACGTGCAGCCCGAGGACCCCCTGGAGCTGTGGAACACGCCGCCTTTTGAGTTGACTGAGCGGGACGGGCGACTCTACGGGCGCGGCGCCAGCGACGACAAGGGCGAGCTGGTGTCGCGCCTTGCGGGCCTGCGGGCCCTGAAAGCGGCGCGTGGCGGCCAGTTGCCCCTGAAGGTGAAGTGGCTGATTGAAGGCGAGGAGGAGGTGGGCAGCCCCAGCCTGGAAGCCTTCTTGGCCGAGCACGCCGAGGCCCTCAAGGCCGACGGCGTGTGGTGGGAATTCGGGGCCATCACCCCCGAAGGGCGCCCGGTGCTGTACGCGGGCCTGAAAGGGATTGTGTGCGTGGAACTGCGCTGCTCCGTGGCGGGCAGCGACCTGCACAGCAGCAACGGCGCGGTGGTGGACAACCCGCTGTGGCGACTGGCGGCGGCGGTGGCCTCGCTTCGAGGCGCCGACGGCACTGTGCTGATCCCCGGCTTTCACGATGACGTGCGCCCTCCCAGCGAGGCCGATCTGGCCGCTATTGCGCGCCTGCCCGGCAGCGGTGAGGCCCTGCGCGACACCTACGCGGTCACGCGCCCGCTGGGGGAGAGCGGGGAGTACCACACCCGGCTGAACCTGAAGCCCGTGGTGAACGTCAACGGCTTTCACGGCGGCTACGGCGGCGAGGGCAGCAAAACCGTGCTGCCGGCGGCCGGCATGGTCAAGCTGGACTTCCGGCTGGTGCCCGACCAGGACCCGGACCGGGTGGTGGCGCTGCTGCGGGCCCATCTGGACGCCCAGGGCTTCGGGGACATTGAGATCGTGGAACTGGAAAGCCACCAGCACCCGGCGCGCAGCGACCTGGCCCATCCGTTTGTGAAGACGGCGGTGCGGGTGGCGCAGGAGGTTCATGGCCAGGCGCCGATTCTGAACCCCAGCAGCGGGGGCAGCGGGCCCATGTACCCGTTTATGCGGCATGTGGGGGCGCCGGTGGTGGCGCTGGGGATTGGGAATGTGGGGGGGCGGGTGCATGCGCCGAACGAGAATATTTTGCGGCGGGATTTCGAGAATGGGGTTCGGTTTGCGGCGGCGTTTTTGGGGGCGTTGGGGGATGGGCTGGCGTAG
- a CDS encoding LacI family DNA-binding transcriptional regulator codes for MTRNVTIKDIARAAEVSISTVSRTLNGSSAVAEAKRVRVLAAAERLGYEPNVAAQGLVRGRSMTIGVLTQDIASPFYSEVARGIDVGFAGSGYQPIFVNGHWQIQDESAAITALIRRQVDGLIILGGRLGDAQLADLHARFPLVLVGRRVAALGGACLSVDNVQGAFLATSHLIQLGHRRIGHVTGVSSQRDAVDRLEGYRLALAEAGLAFDARLVFEGDFSESAGIQAVEHWLGQGAALSAIFTANDQMAYGARLGLYRRGIRVPEDISLIGFDDLPASQFTLPPLTSVHQPLFEMGQQAARTVLHRLQTPDLPLTPPELPLSLSVRESVRYARPLPH; via the coding sequence ATGACCAGAAACGTCACCATCAAAGACATTGCGCGGGCAGCGGAGGTGTCCATCAGCACCGTGTCGCGCACGCTGAACGGCTCCTCGGCAGTGGCCGAGGCCAAGCGGGTGCGGGTGCTGGCCGCCGCCGAGCGCCTGGGGTACGAGCCCAACGTGGCCGCCCAGGGGCTGGTGCGGGGCCGCTCCATGACCATTGGCGTGCTGACCCAGGACATCGCCAGCCCCTTTTACAGCGAGGTGGCGCGCGGCATTGACGTGGGGTTTGCGGGCAGCGGGTACCAGCCCATCTTCGTGAACGGCCACTGGCAGATTCAGGATGAGTCGGCGGCGATCACCGCGCTGATCCGGCGGCAGGTGGACGGCCTGATCATCCTGGGTGGCCGCCTGGGCGACGCGCAGCTGGCCGACCTGCACGCCCGCTTTCCGCTGGTGCTGGTGGGCCGCCGGGTGGCCGCCCTGGGGGGCGCCTGCCTGAGCGTGGACAACGTGCAGGGCGCCTTTCTGGCCACCAGCCACCTGATTCAGCTGGGCCACCGCCGCATTGGGCACGTGACGGGCGTTTCCAGCCAGCGCGACGCCGTGGACCGCCTGGAAGGCTACCGGCTGGCCCTGGCCGAGGCTGGGCTGGCCTTCGACGCCCGGCTGGTCTTCGAGGGCGATTTCAGCGAGTCGGCCGGCATTCAGGCGGTGGAACACTGGCTGGGGCAGGGCGCAGCGCTCTCGGCCATCTTTACCGCCAACGACCAGATGGCCTACGGCGCGCGGCTGGGGCTGTACCGGCGCGGCATCCGCGTGCCCGAAGACATCTCGCTGATCGGCTTTGACGACCTGCCCGCCTCGCAGTTCACGCTGCCGCCCCTCACCTCGGTGCACCAGCCGCTCTTTGAAATGGGCCAGCAGGCCGCCCGCACGGTTCTTCACCGCCTGCAGACCCCAGACCTGCCCCTTACCCCCCCAGAGTTGCCCCTTTCCCTCAGCGTGCGCGAATCGGTGCGCTACGCCCGCCCGCTGCCCCACTGA
- a CDS encoding M24 family metallopeptidase, producing MTSPITRMQRALSATDLDGWLVYDFQGLNPHARRVLALPESAFLTRRFFVWVPRQGPATVLHNHIEGGTWGEITRHWGAERRPFGSHAELDAALREVVAGRALAMEYSPNGAVPYVGRVDAGTVERVRAAGARAIHTSADLLQSFLAWSADDLAAHERAVAVLMTAKDDAFRLIHERLRAGQPVTELDAQAVIMRQIEAAGMQAGHAVNVSFGVNAADSHYEPSPERHATLQSGECVLIDLWAQEPGRPFADVTWVGFAGTPGAEYLDAWTAVSRARDAALHRLQQDHAEQGWGQLQGWMLDRAARDAMGPEWAPHFLHRTGHDLGVQIHGAGANLDDYETRDTRTLTPGLAVTIEPGTYPAQKGFGIRSEINVYLAPEGPRVTTHTQRAPFVLGQGDWASVRAAGYGEAQG from the coding sequence ATGACCTCGCCCATCACGCGGATGCAACGAGCCCTGAGCGCCACTGACCTGGACGGCTGGCTGGTGTACGACTTTCAGGGCCTGAACCCCCACGCCCGCCGGGTGCTGGCGCTGCCAGAGAGTGCGTTTTTAACCCGGCGCTTTTTCGTGTGGGTGCCCCGGCAGGGCCCGGCCACCGTGCTGCACAACCATATTGAGGGCGGCACCTGGGGCGAGATCACGCGGCACTGGGGGGCCGAGCGGCGGCCCTTCGGCTCACACGCCGAATTAGACGCCGCGCTGCGCGAGGTGGTGGCTGGGCGCGCGCTGGCGATGGAATACAGCCCGAACGGCGCGGTGCCCTATGTGGGGCGTGTGGACGCCGGCACCGTGGAGCGGGTGCGCGCCGCCGGGGCCCGCGCCATTCACACCAGCGCCGACCTGCTGCAATCCTTCCTGGCCTGGAGCGCCGACGATCTCGCGGCCCATGAGCGCGCCGTGGCCGTGTTGATGACGGCCAAGGACGACGCCTTCCGACTGATCCACGAGCGCCTGCGCGCCGGGCAGCCGGTGACCGAACTGGACGCCCAGGCCGTGATCATGCGCCAGATTGAGGCGGCGGGGATGCAGGCTGGGCACGCGGTGAACGTATCGTTCGGCGTGAACGCGGCCGACAGCCACTACGAACCCAGCCCCGAGCGCCACGCGACCCTGCAGAGCGGCGAGTGCGTGCTGATTGACCTGTGGGCCCAGGAGCCGGGCCGCCCCTTCGCTGACGTGACCTGGGTGGGCTTTGCAGGCACCCCGGGCGCCGAGTACCTGGACGCCTGGACCGCCGTGAGCCGCGCCCGCGACGCCGCGCTGCACCGGCTGCAGCAGGACCACGCCGAGCAGGGGTGGGGCCAGTTGCAGGGCTGGATGCTGGACCGCGCCGCCCGCGACGCCATGGGCCCCGAGTGGGCGCCGCACTTCCTGCACCGCACCGGCCACGACCTGGGCGTGCAGATTCACGGCGCCGGGGCCAACCTGGACGACTACGAAACCCGCGACACCCGCACCCTCACCCCGGGCCTCGCCGTGACCATTGAACCGGGCACCTACCCGGCCCAGAAGGGCTTTGGCATTCGCAGCGAGATCAACGTGTACCTGGCGCCCGAAGGCCCGCGCGTGACCACCCACACCCAGCGCGCGCCCTTTGTGCTGGGCCAGGGCGACTGGGCCAGCGTGCGGGCGGCTGGCTACGGCGAAGCCCAGGGCTAA
- a CDS encoding SDR family oxidoreductase, which translates to MANLGSSTIMLTGAGGALATAIAQELDDAGAQMVLVGRGEALERAADRFPATEVLDLDLTQESSVEALRKVKVDTLIHTVGAFTMQDIHKATTQDLRAMFDTNMTTLFHAVQGVLPHMLKQKDGLVMGVSAGQAARLSGPKSALYTASKAAVSAYVLSLHDELKAKGVRGMVLYPMGAVDTPANRDAGLSWETMIDPRGLAKSVAHALTRPDRAHITEIKVYPDV; encoded by the coding sequence ATGGCGAACCTCGGCTCCTCTACGATCATGCTGACGGGCGCGGGCGGCGCCCTGGCCACCGCCATTGCCCAGGAACTCGACGACGCGGGCGCGCAAATGGTGCTGGTGGGACGCGGCGAGGCCCTGGAGCGCGCCGCTGACCGCTTTCCCGCCACCGAAGTGCTAGACCTGGACCTGACCCAGGAAAGCAGCGTGGAGGCCCTGCGCAAGGTCAAGGTGGACACCCTGATTCACACGGTGGGGGCCTTTACTATGCAGGACATTCATAAGGCCACCACCCAGGACCTGCGCGCGATGTTCGACACGAACATGACCACGCTGTTCCACGCGGTACAGGGCGTGCTGCCCCACATGCTCAAGCAGAAAGACGGGCTGGTGATGGGCGTGAGTGCCGGGCAGGCCGCCCGCCTCAGTGGCCCCAAGTCGGCCCTGTACACCGCCAGCAAGGCCGCCGTGTCGGCCTACGTGCTCAGCCTGCACGACGAACTGAAGGCCAAGGGCGTGCGCGGCATGGTGCTGTACCCCATGGGCGCCGTTGACACCCCCGCCAACCGCGACGCCGGCCTGAGCTGGGAAACCATGATTGACCCGCGCGGCCTCGCCAAGAGCGTGGCCCACGCCCTGACCCGCCCCGACCGGGCGCACATCACGGAGATCAAGGTGTATCCGGATGTGTGA